CACCGACGCAACCGCCATTGCATTTGCCCAAATGTACCTTCGCATCGCCCACCTCCTCTGATCGTTGAAATATGTCGAGCTTCGTCAATGCGTCTGCAACAGTGGAATCCGCCGCTACAGCATACGCTTTCCATTAAGTAGTCGTCCGTATCGTATTCACCAGGTATCAAACGTGATTTGCTTCAGTTTTTCATAAGGTTTCCGTCGAGCGTTGCCGCTGCCCTGAACAAGGCGACTCCGCAAATGCAGAGCGGAACTTTTAGCCATTCAATGTCGCGAAGTTCGCCATACCACCATGCTCGGGCTTCGCGCCAAAACCAGCTGACAAAAGGGCCCGTCGCGGCGAGATGCAATCGGTTAGCACCGGTTTGCACGCCTCCATGAAAGCGCGTTCATTTGGCGTAGGCGTGTTCGCTCAAGCGCCCATCCGCCGCGTGATTAACGTTGCGGCAAACGTAGCTGCCGATGTGATCAATGCGCTTAATGGCTTCACCGTAGAGCGAAAGCGCTGCCGGTTGCCAGACGTGAATCTTTACATAGTTATTGGGGGCGAAGTTTTGACGTTCCCGGGTCAACGTCCATGTGCAGCGGAATCTGCGAAGACACAGAGCTGATAACACCCGTTGAACCAACCCGCTGACGCGGGAGGAGGCGGT
The nucleotide sequence above comes from Paraburkholderia youngii. Encoded proteins:
- a CDS encoding extensin family protein → MTRERQNFAPNNYVKIHVWQPAALSLYGEAIKRIDHIGSYVCRNVNHAADGRLSEHAYAK